The Delphinus delphis chromosome 10, mDelDel1.2, whole genome shotgun sequence genome includes a region encoding these proteins:
- the MOBP gene encoding myelin-associated oligodendrocyte basic protein isoform X1: MSQKVVKEGPRLSKNQKFSEHFSIHCCPPFTFLNSKREIVDRKYSICKSGCFYQKKEEDWICCACQKTSTSRRATSPQRPKRQPAAPPAVVRAPAKPRSPPRSERQPRPRPEVRPPPAKQRSPQKAKKQPRSSPQKGPGTSRGGSPNKASRFW, translated from the exons ATGAGTCAGAAAGTGGTTAAGGAGGGCCCCAGACTCTCCAAGAACCAGAAGTTCTCGGAGCACTTCAGCATACATTGCTGCCCGCCGTTCACCTTCCTCAACTCCAAACGCGAGATTGTGGACCGCAAGTATAGCATCTGTAAAAGTGGCTGCTTCTaccagaagaaagaggaggactGGATCTGCTGTGCCTGCCAGAAGACCAG CACCAGCCGCCGCGCAACGTCCCCTCAGAGGCCCAAGCGCCAGCCAGCTGCACCCCCCGCGGTGGTCAGAGCACCAGCCAAGCCACGGTCCCCTCCGAGGTCCGAACGTCAGCCACGCCCCCGCCCAGAAGTCCGACCTCCACCAGCCAAGCAGCGTTCCCCTCAGAAGGCCAAGAAGCAGCCGCGCAGCAGCCCCCAGAAAGGGCCAGGCACCAGCCGTGGGGGGTCCCCCAACAAAGCCTCTAGGTTCTGGTAA
- the MOBP gene encoding myelin-associated oligodendrocyte basic protein isoform X2, translating into MSQKVVKEGPRLSKNQKFSEHFSIHCCPPFTFLNSKREIVDRKYSICKSGCFYQKKEEDWICCACQKTRLKKRTKPTPRKK; encoded by the exons ATGAGTCAGAAAGTGGTTAAGGAGGGCCCCAGACTCTCCAAGAACCAGAAGTTCTCGGAGCACTTCAGCATACATTGCTGCCCGCCGTTCACCTTCCTCAACTCCAAACGCGAGATTGTGGACCGCAAGTATAGCATCTGTAAAAGTGGCTGCTTCTaccagaagaaagaggaggactGGATCTGCTGTGCCTGCCAGAAGACCAG ATTGAAAAAGAGGACCAAGCCGACCCCTCGGAAGAAGTGA